In Feifania hominis, the following are encoded in one genomic region:
- a CDS encoding DUF2812 domain-containing protein, whose translation MKKVYRFFGGFLESQQRWLNRMADRGWRLTGVTRLSFTFEPCQAGEYRYAVEFVGEKSNADRLAYRQFLEEFGYRCFDKSINLNYSVGKVRVRPWAKGAGKVATSPGAFNREILIVEKRADGEPFALHTTNADRAAYYRRLRNMHMTCALAFAAAAAFTGWYVRIDESPVWGVYVFAALAVLFGIPVLPYAAKTYRYSRESVEE comes from the coding sequence ATGAAAAAAGTCTATCGTTTTTTCGGCGGATTTCTGGAGAGCCAGCAGCGGTGGCTTAACCGCATGGCGGACAGAGGTTGGCGGCTCACGGGTGTGACGAGACTGAGCTTCACCTTTGAGCCCTGTCAGGCGGGGGAGTACCGCTATGCCGTTGAATTTGTGGGTGAGAAGTCAAATGCCGACCGACTCGCATACCGGCAGTTTCTCGAGGAGTTCGGCTACCGCTGCTTTGACAAGTCCATCAATCTCAATTACTCGGTGGGAAAAGTGCGTGTGCGGCCCTGGGCGAAAGGCGCCGGTAAAGTTGCGACATCGCCGGGCGCTTTCAACCGCGAGATTCTCATTGTGGAGAAGAGAGCCGACGGCGAGCCCTTTGCGCTGCACACCACAAACGCCGATCGAGCGGCCTACTACCGCCGGCTGCGAAACATGCACATGACCTGCGCGCTTGCCTTTGCCGCTGCGGCCGCATTTACCGGCTGGTACGTACGCATCGACGAGAGCCCTGTCTGGGGAGTCTATGTGTTTGCGGCGCTCGCCGTGCTCTTCGGCATTCCCGTGCTGCCCTATGCGGCAAAGACATACAGGTATTCCCGGGAGAGCGTTGAGGAATAA
- a CDS encoding MerR family transcriptional regulator gives MKKFFTVGEAAKLAGTTCETLRHYDRIGLVCPHKKDPWTGYRYYSEAELVRLNAVQALQLMDLSLREIREVLEYENLEGVLSLLERADKSADDKIRRLKQAKAKIRRAQMSYKNNLQGFVQTDIPFTRQLPQRVILLSNTLSEPRLELLTDYLRHFYEQIGDAHRSTYSFEDLAGIYTRDGNSRLFAVCTRYPPAQDLTVLPGGLYLCSNCTQENRQTALEQLVRTAREQYAVNPAFTVQIVVVTGILNWSYQIQIPLECDSDPLPSAAEKDPA, from the coding sequence ATGAAAAAATTTTTTACTGTCGGCGAGGCGGCAAAGCTGGCGGGCACAACCTGCGAAACGCTTCGCCACTACGATCGCATCGGACTGGTCTGCCCCCACAAAAAAGATCCGTGGACCGGATATCGCTACTACTCCGAGGCAGAGCTTGTGCGGCTGAATGCGGTACAGGCTCTGCAGCTGATGGATTTGAGTTTGCGTGAGATCCGCGAAGTGCTGGAATACGAAAATCTCGAGGGCGTTTTGTCACTTCTGGAACGGGCGGACAAGAGCGCCGACGATAAGATTCGCCGGCTGAAGCAGGCAAAGGCGAAAATCAGGCGCGCCCAGATGAGTTACAAAAACAATCTGCAGGGCTTTGTGCAAACCGACATCCCCTTTACAAGGCAGCTGCCGCAGCGTGTGATTCTCCTGTCCAATACCCTGAGCGAGCCAAGATTAGAGTTACTGACCGATTATCTACGCCACTTCTACGAGCAAATCGGCGATGCGCACCGAAGCACCTATTCCTTTGAAGATCTCGCCGGAATCTACACCCGCGACGGCAATTCGCGCCTCTTCGCCGTCTGCACACGCTATCCCCCGGCGCAGGATTTGACTGTTCTGCCCGGTGGGCTCTACCTCTGCTCAAACTGTACGCAGGAAAACAGACAGACCGCTCTGGAACAGCTGGTGCGCACGGCGCGCGAGCAGTATGCAGTGAATCCTGCTTTCACCGTACAGATTGTCGTTGTCACCGGTATTTTGAACTGGAGCTACCAAATTCAAATTCCCCTGGAATGCGACAGCGACCCACTCCCCTCGGCTGCAGAAAAAGACCCCGCCTGA
- a CDS encoding class I adenylate-forming enzyme family protein, with product MSDNTWPWMSEYEKLGLGEPMPVPSVTLYERVEQVSRDYPDYAALEFMGRDISYRSFMEMVDKCAASLAAHGIKKGDVVAICMPNIPQTAIAFYAVNRLGAKSCMIHPMSSSKEIRDFVNSTGAKAIFFTDLFYRAVADIAGETGLEKLFLASIAEFLSPVVGAAFKLKIRKVLKRQNIDESKVVRFRTLLNSTAPAKPYERLVEPNETAAILFSGGTSSGNPKGIELSSDNFNVLSVRLLQFIPEADAGDRILTILPLFHGFGLGICVHTMLSNGLCCILVPQFSAAEFVKTIRKKKPQFLAGVPSMFDALMNEPKADKLDYSFVKGAFCGGDTVPPELKKRFNAYLKAHNSSVCLREGYGLTECVTCCMLAPRNGEPFNSMGLPLPGVLVKVVEPGTQNEVPLGQEGELCISSDTVMVGYLDSPEENAKTLQVHADGRTWMHSGDMCYMDENGYSYFKQRIKRIIKVRGFPVYPSVIEDTIRQCKGVKTAAVLGLPDEKSGERVKAYVVMEDPSMETEENQNAIIEYCRSQLNKWSVPRLFEYRSELPLTKVGKISIPALLQEELAKKNQ from the coding sequence ATGAGTGACAACACATGGCCCTGGATGAGCGAGTATGAAAAGCTCGGTCTGGGAGAGCCAATGCCGGTCCCGTCTGTTACTCTCTATGAGCGCGTCGAGCAGGTGAGCCGGGACTATCCCGACTATGCGGCGCTTGAGTTCATGGGCAGGGACATCTCCTATCGCAGCTTCATGGAAATGGTCGACAAATGTGCTGCCTCTCTGGCAGCCCACGGCATCAAAAAGGGCGATGTGGTCGCCATTTGCATGCCGAATATCCCACAGACGGCCATCGCATTTTATGCGGTAAACCGTCTGGGCGCAAAGAGCTGTATGATCCACCCGATGTCCTCCTCCAAGGAGATACGGGACTTTGTCAACAGCACAGGTGCAAAGGCTATTTTCTTTACAGATCTCTTCTACCGGGCAGTGGCGGACATTGCGGGGGAGACGGGCCTTGAAAAGCTGTTTCTCGCGTCCATTGCCGAGTTTTTGAGCCCCGTCGTGGGGGCGGCTTTCAAATTGAAAATCCGCAAGGTGCTCAAGCGCCAGAACATCGACGAGTCGAAAGTGGTTCGTTTTCGCACGCTGCTGAACTCCACCGCCCCGGCGAAGCCCTACGAGCGCCTGGTGGAGCCAAATGAAACCGCCGCCATTCTCTTTTCGGGCGGTACATCGTCGGGCAACCCCAAGGGCATCGAGCTGTCGAGCGACAACTTCAACGTCCTGTCGGTGCGCCTGCTGCAATTCATTCCCGAGGCGGACGCCGGCGACCGGATCCTGACCATTTTGCCGCTGTTTCACGGCTTCGGCCTTGGCATCTGCGTACATACCATGCTCTCAAACGGCCTGTGCTGCATTCTCGTGCCCCAGTTCTCGGCGGCCGAGTTTGTCAAGACCATCCGCAAGAAGAAACCGCAGTTCCTCGCGGGTGTGCCGTCGATGTTCGATGCGCTGATGAATGAACCGAAAGCCGACAAGCTCGACTACAGCTTTGTCAAGGGCGCGTTCTGCGGCGGCGACACGGTGCCGCCGGAACTCAAAAAGCGCTTTAACGCCTATCTCAAGGCGCACAACTCCTCGGTCTGTCTGCGCGAGGGCTATGGCCTGACCGAGTGCGTTACCTGCTGCATGCTCGCGCCGAGAAACGGCGAACCTTTCAACTCCATGGGTCTGCCGCTGCCGGGCGTGCTCGTCAAGGTGGTTGAGCCCGGCACGCAGAATGAAGTTCCCCTCGGTCAGGAGGGCGAGCTGTGCATCTCGAGCGACACGGTGATGGTCGGTTATCTCGACTCCCCGGAGGAGAACGCGAAGACTCTGCAGGTCCACGCCGACGGCCGCACCTGGATGCACTCGGGTGACATGTGCTATATGGACGAAAACGGCTATTCCTACTTCAAGCAGAGAATCAAGAGAATCATCAAGGTGCGCGGCTTCCCGGTCTATCCGTCGGTCATCGAGGACACCATCCGCCAGTGCAAGGGCGTCAAGACGGCGGCTGTGCTGGGCCTGCCCGACGAGAAGAGCGGCGAGCGCGTCAAGGCGTATGTCGTCATGGAGGATCCCTCGATGGAGACCGAGGAAAACCAGAACGCCATCATCGAGTACTGCCGCTCACAGCTCAACAAGTGGAGCGTGCCGCGCCTGTTCGAGTACCGCAGCGAGCTGCCTCTGACCAAGGTCGGCAAAATCAGCATCCCCGCTCTGCTCCAGGAGGAGCTCGCAAAGAAGAACCAGTAA
- a CDS encoding cation diffusion facilitator family transporter → MTNFLIRTFIRDSDKTDDPKVRSAYGRLTGIVGILCNLLLCAAKLIVGAVFGSVAITADGINNLSDAGSSVVTLVGFKLASKPADKQHPYGHARIEYLAGLVVSFFILLIGFDLCKSAFGKIVSPDEVTFSLLSVAVLAVSILVKLWMGMFYRRAGRAIHSSAIEAAGADSMNDVYSTAAVLVCTLVARFTGLRLDGWVGLGVAVFILYSGIKLIGETLSPLLGEAPDPDLVQRIYRRIRAYDGVLGIHDLMVHDYGPGRRFASVHVEMDRNRDVMESHDITDRIEREFAQEGINLVVHLDPIVTDDEQITDLRRMTVRAVSTLGEHFSIHDFRVVKGVYHTNLIFDVVVPTDCSLRDQELLARIDAAVKQEDPNCYTVVTIDRCYTGLS, encoded by the coding sequence ATGACAAATTTTCTGATTCGCACATTTATCCGTGACAGTGACAAAACCGACGATCCCAAAGTGCGCAGCGCATATGGAAGATTGACGGGAATCGTCGGCATTCTCTGCAATTTGCTGCTGTGTGCGGCAAAGCTCATCGTGGGCGCCGTCTTCGGCAGCGTCGCCATCACGGCCGACGGCATCAACAACCTCTCGGATGCGGGTTCGTCGGTGGTGACACTGGTCGGCTTCAAGCTGGCGTCAAAGCCGGCCGACAAGCAGCATCCCTATGGCCATGCCCGCATCGAATACCTCGCGGGACTTGTGGTCTCGTTTTTCATTTTGCTCATTGGGTTTGATCTGTGCAAGAGCGCGTTCGGCAAAATCGTTTCGCCGGACGAAGTCACGTTCAGTCTGCTGTCGGTGGCGGTGCTTGCGGTTTCCATCCTCGTCAAGCTCTGGATGGGCATGTTCTACCGCCGCGCGGGCCGCGCAATTCACTCGAGCGCCATTGAAGCCGCCGGGGCGGACAGCATGAACGATGTCTATTCCACTGCGGCGGTGCTCGTGTGCACGCTGGTGGCCCGCTTTACGGGGCTGCGCCTCGACGGCTGGGTGGGTCTCGGTGTGGCGGTGTTTATTCTCTACTCGGGAATCAAGCTCATCGGCGAGACGTTAAGCCCGCTGCTCGGTGAGGCACCTGACCCGGATCTGGTTCAGAGAATTTACCGGCGCATCCGCGCCTACGACGGTGTGCTCGGCATTCACGATCTGATGGTGCACGACTACGGCCCGGGGCGGCGCTTTGCCTCGGTGCATGTCGAGATGGACCGCAACCGCGACGTAATGGAGAGCCACGACATCACCGACCGCATCGAGCGGGAGTTTGCCCAGGAGGGCATCAACCTTGTCGTGCACCTCGACCCCATTGTCACCGACGACGAACAGATCACGGATCTGCGGCGGATGACGGTGCGGGCTGTCTCGACACTCGGGGAACATTTTTCGATTCACGACTTCCGCGTGGTCAAGGGCGTTTACCACACCAATTTGATTTTTGATGTGGTAGTGCCGACTGATTGTTCTCTGCGCGACCAGGAACTGCTCGCGCGCATCGATGCCGCCGTCAAACAGGAGGACCCAAACTGTTACACCGTGGTCACCATTGACCGCTGCTACACGGGTCTGTCCTGA
- a CDS encoding MBOAT family O-acyltransferase, producing the protein MLFSSSVFLFVFLPVVLAVYYGPLRFWRGAQNVWLLVASLFFYAWGEPWFVLVMIGSILVNWTFALLVDRLRERRAAARAVLTVMLVCNLSVLFVFKYLMFTLSAVNRLFGASLAVPTILLPIGISFFTFQAVSYVIDVYRGDGAVQKNPLNVGLYIAFFPQLIAGPIVRYETVAEQIKNRRETFSDFSAGVCRFIVGLSKKVLLSNNLALCADAAFAAGSGELSTAMAWLGAAAYTLQIYFDFSGYSDMAIGLGKMFGFHFLENFDYPYISKSVSEFWRRWHISLGTYFRDYVYFPLGGSRVKSRGRLVFNLFVVWSLTGLWHGAAWTFVLWGLYYFALITLEKLTGLDRLLAKSRVLGHVSTLLAVVFGWVLFRAPGVRAAGEYVLAMLGLAGGPAVDATAILWLSESAWCLVLGILLSAPLARWLSERTARSRLAAIGYPIAMTAMFLIAVSYLVKGVYNPFIYFNF; encoded by the coding sequence ATGCTGTTTTCCAGTTCCGTTTTTCTGTTTGTGTTTTTGCCGGTGGTACTCGCCGTATACTATGGGCCGCTGCGCTTTTGGCGCGGGGCGCAGAATGTCTGGCTTCTTGTCGCAAGCCTGTTTTTCTATGCCTGGGGCGAGCCGTGGTTTGTGCTGGTGATGATCGGTTCCATTCTGGTGAACTGGACGTTTGCGCTGCTTGTCGACCGGCTGCGTGAGCGCCGCGCAGCGGCGCGGGCAGTGCTTACGGTGATGCTCGTGTGCAACCTCAGCGTACTCTTTGTCTTCAAGTACCTGATGTTCACGCTGTCGGCCGTCAACCGGCTCTTCGGCGCGTCGCTTGCGGTACCGACCATTCTGCTGCCCATCGGCATCTCCTTTTTCACTTTTCAGGCCGTATCCTATGTGATTGACGTCTACCGCGGTGACGGTGCGGTACAGAAGAACCCGCTCAACGTGGGGCTCTATATCGCCTTTTTCCCCCAGCTGATCGCGGGGCCGATTGTGCGCTACGAGACCGTGGCCGAGCAGATCAAAAACCGCCGTGAGACCTTTTCGGACTTCTCAGCGGGCGTCTGCCGCTTTATCGTGGGCCTCTCAAAGAAAGTGCTGCTCTCGAACAACCTCGCCCTGTGCGCCGACGCCGCCTTTGCCGCGGGGTCGGGCGAGCTCTCAACGGCCATGGCGTGGCTCGGTGCGGCGGCGTACACGCTTCAAATCTACTTTGACTTTTCGGGCTACTCCGATATGGCCATCGGCCTCGGAAAGATGTTCGGCTTTCACTTTCTGGAGAATTTCGACTATCCCTACATCTCAAAGTCGGTCTCGGAGTTCTGGCGGCGCTGGCACATTTCGCTTGGGACCTACTTTCGCGACTACGTCTATTTTCCGCTCGGCGGCAGCCGAGTCAAGAGCCGCGGGCGGCTGGTGTTCAACCTCTTTGTGGTGTGGTCGCTGACGGGGCTGTGGCACGGCGCGGCCTGGACCTTTGTGCTGTGGGGGCTCTACTACTTCGCGCTGATCACGCTCGAAAAGCTCACGGGGCTTGACAGGCTGCTCGCGAAAAGCCGTGTGCTCGGCCATGTGAGCACGCTTCTTGCGGTTGTCTTCGGCTGGGTTCTCTTCCGCGCGCCGGGTGTGCGCGCGGCGGGGGAGTATGTGCTTGCAATGCTCGGTCTTGCGGGCGGACCTGCTGTCGACGCCACAGCCATTCTCTGGCTCTCGGAGAGCGCGTGGTGTCTCGTTTTAGGCATACTGCTCTCAGCTCCGCTCGCGCGGTGGCTCTCCGAGAGGACGGCGCGCAGCAGACTCGCGGCGATCGGGTACCCGATCGCCATGACCGCGATGTTTCTCATCGCGGTCAGTTACCTCGTCAAGGGCGTCTACAACCCCTTTATCTACTTTAATTTTTAG
- a CDS encoding vitamin B12-dependent ribonucleotide reductase: MKLTENSRVVLQKRYLAKDSEGKPTETVEQLFERVANAIAESDRLYDKQADVKTVAKKFYDMMTNLEFLPNSPTLMNAGRPLGQLSACFVLPIADSMEDIFETIKMAALIHKSGGGTGFSFSRLRPKGSTVNSTGGVASGPISFMKVFNMATEAVKQGGTRRGANMGILRVDHPDILEFIDCKHNATEITNFNISVGMTEKFMRAVEAGEDYELVDPATNLVTGTLNARDVFNKIVDSAWRNGEPGIIFLDRLNRDNPVPHMGEIESTNPCGEQPLLPYESCNLGSINLVNMTKKNRDGSYAVDYKKLERVTRDAVHFLDNVIDANRYPLEKIDETTKATRKIGLGVMGFADLLLMLGIPYNSEQGIELAGKIMGFIEEKGHEMSRELAETRGTFPVFRGSVYEKKGKMRNATVTTIAPTGTLSIIAGCSSGVEPVFAYVFIRNVMDGTELIEVNPILKEVLIARGLYSDELMKKIASEGCLSHVEEIPDDIKRIFVSAHEVSPEYHIRMQAAFQEHTDNAVSKTVNFGNSATREDVSDVYHLAYELGCKGVTIYRDGSRSEQVLNIGKVKKEGEPDESACEACQYKRQSLELSNMLKPRLRPDVTTGFTEKMTIGCGNLYVTVNYDDNGLCEVFTNTGRHGGCPSQSEATSRLVSLALRSGISPESVIEQLKGIRCPSTIRQSGMKAMSCPDAIARVITKVLKFQNGEPAAPKTPAEAAISKAIPEEAKRDFKDLGKHAKYCPECGTKMEHEGGCVICHNCGYSKCG, from the coding sequence ATGAAATTGACTGAAAACAGCCGTGTTGTTCTGCAAAAACGCTATCTTGCGAAAGATTCTGAGGGAAAGCCGACCGAGACAGTCGAGCAGCTCTTTGAGCGCGTTGCGAATGCGATAGCCGAGAGCGACCGCCTCTATGACAAGCAGGCCGACGTCAAAACCGTCGCAAAAAAGTTTTACGATATGATGACCAATCTGGAGTTTTTGCCAAACTCCCCGACACTGATGAACGCGGGCCGTCCGCTCGGTCAGCTCTCGGCGTGCTTTGTGCTGCCCATTGCCGATTCGATGGAGGATATTTTTGAGACCATCAAAATGGCGGCGCTCATCCATAAGAGCGGCGGCGGTACGGGCTTTTCTTTCTCGCGCCTGCGCCCGAAAGGGTCGACGGTCAACTCGACCGGCGGCGTCGCCTCGGGCCCGATCAGCTTTATGAAAGTCTTCAATATGGCCACCGAGGCCGTCAAGCAGGGAGGTACCCGCCGCGGGGCCAATATGGGCATTCTGCGGGTCGATCACCCGGATATTCTGGAGTTTATCGACTGCAAGCACAACGCAACGGAGATCACAAACTTCAACATCAGCGTGGGCATGACCGAGAAGTTCATGCGCGCGGTGGAGGCGGGAGAGGACTATGAGCTCGTCGATCCCGCGACGAACCTTGTCACGGGAACGCTCAACGCCCGCGACGTCTTCAACAAGATCGTCGACTCCGCCTGGAGAAATGGCGAGCCCGGCATCATCTTCCTTGACCGGCTCAACCGGGACAATCCCGTGCCCCACATGGGTGAGATCGAGTCGACCAACCCCTGCGGCGAGCAGCCGCTGCTGCCCTATGAGTCGTGCAATCTCGGGTCGATCAATCTGGTCAATATGACCAAAAAGAACCGCGACGGCAGCTACGCTGTCGACTACAAGAAACTCGAGCGGGTCACGCGCGATGCGGTACACTTTCTCGACAATGTCATAGACGCCAACCGCTATCCCCTTGAAAAGATCGACGAGACCACCAAGGCCACCCGTAAGATCGGCCTCGGCGTAATGGGCTTTGCGGATCTGCTGCTGATGCTGGGCATTCCCTACAACAGCGAACAGGGCATCGAGCTCGCGGGTAAGATCATGGGCTTTATTGAAGAAAAGGGCCATGAGATGAGCCGTGAGCTCGCCGAGACCCGCGGCACGTTCCCGGTATTTCGCGGCAGCGTCTATGAGAAGAAAGGCAAGATGAGAAACGCCACCGTCACCACCATCGCGCCGACCGGCACGCTCTCCATCATTGCGGGCTGCTCGAGCGGCGTCGAGCCGGTCTTCGCGTATGTTTTCATCCGCAACGTCATGGACGGCACCGAGCTCATTGAGGTCAACCCCATCCTCAAGGAGGTCCTCATCGCCCGCGGGCTCTACTCGGATGAGCTGATGAAAAAAATCGCGAGCGAGGGCTGCCTGTCCCACGTCGAGGAGATTCCCGACGACATCAAGCGCATTTTCGTCTCGGCCCACGAGGTGAGCCCCGAGTACCACATCCGCATGCAGGCGGCCTTTCAGGAGCATACCGACAACGCGGTTTCCAAGACCGTCAACTTCGGCAATTCCGCGACCCGTGAGGATGTCTCAGACGTCTACCATCTGGCCTATGAGCTCGGCTGTAAGGGTGTGACCATCTACCGCGACGGCAGCCGCAGCGAACAGGTTCTCAATATCGGCAAGGTCAAAAAGGAGGGCGAGCCCGACGAGAGCGCCTGTGAGGCCTGCCAGTACAAGCGCCAGAGCCTGGAGCTGTCCAATATGCTCAAGCCCCGGCTGCGCCCCGATGTGACCACCGGCTTTACCGAGAAGATGACCATCGGCTGCGGCAATCTGTATGTCACGGTCAATTACGACGACAACGGCCTGTGTGAGGTCTTTACCAACACCGGCCGCCACGGTGGCTGCCCGTCGCAGAGCGAGGCGACAAGCCGGCTTGTTTCGCTGGCGCTGCGCTCGGGTATCAGCCCCGAGAGCGTCATCGAGCAGCTCAAGGGAATTCGCTGCCCGTCGACCATCCGTCAGTCGGGTATGAAAGCCATGTCCTGCCCGGACGCCATCGCGCGGGTCATCACAAAGGTTCTCAAGTTCCAAAACGGAGAGCCTGCCGCCCCCAAGACCCCGGCGGAGGCGGCGATCAGCAAGGCGATTCCCGAGGAGGCCAAGCGCGATTTCAAGGATCTCGGCAAGCATGCGAAATACTGCCCGGAGTGCGGCACCAAGATGGAGCACGAGGGCGGCTGTGTGATCTGTCACAACTGCGGCTACTCCAAGTGCGGCTGA
- a CDS encoding helix-turn-helix transcriptional regulator — protein sequence MHDHLKGGALTETTFFILLAAWEPNHGYGMMRFVERATGGRLHLGAGTLYGAIDTLVRKGWLAPCGETGRRRTYRITEAGREAARAELARLRKLVQTARGIMEGETLL from the coding sequence GTGCACGACCACTTGAAAGGCGGGGCGCTTACCGAGACCACATTTTTCATCCTGCTTGCAGCCTGGGAGCCGAATCACGGCTACGGCATGATGCGGTTTGTGGAGCGGGCGACAGGCGGGCGGCTGCACCTTGGCGCGGGCACGCTCTACGGCGCGATCGATACGCTTGTCAGAAAGGGGTGGCTTGCGCCCTGCGGGGAGACAGGCCGCCGCAGGACCTATCGAATCACCGAAGCCGGCCGCGAAGCGGCGCGCGCTGAGCTTGCACGTCTTCGGAAACTGGTACAGACGGCGCGCGGTATTATGGAGGGGGAGACACTGCTATGA
- a CDS encoding TIGR03905 family TSCPD domain-containing protein produces the protein MIKTHKCKGTCSKSVTVEISDGVIKSAQFVGGCDGNLKGVCALVTGMDAEQAAQRLEGIRCGFKNTSCPDQLSIAIREALRGE, from the coding sequence ATGATCAAGACACACAAGTGCAAGGGGACCTGCTCGAAGAGCGTCACGGTTGAAATCAGCGACGGCGTCATCAAGAGCGCGCAGTTTGTCGGCGGCTGCGACGGCAATCTCAAAGGAGTCTGCGCGCTTGTCACCGGTATGGATGCCGAGCAGGCGGCGCAGCGGCTCGAGGGCATCCGCTGCGGCTTTAAAAACACCTCCTGCCCCGACCAGCTCTCCATCGCCATCCGCGAGGCGCTCAGGGGCGAATGA
- a CDS encoding DHHW family protein: protein MKNLRQKITALLFLGLIAAMFVLLLSRFDDLKWAATQGYRQKLPENPTMADTMGAIIDSVGQQVDSSNPMRNAFIEINGYWQRLMGKRVIEDANPQLRVVRLDDGRLVFTVGQTETDWKAENLAALSDWCADRDTPLLYVQAPFKIDPQDPQLPTGIEDYTNENADNLLAGLRERGVATLDLRAEIKRDGLDHADLFYRTDSHWTTEAAFWAYQTLCEKLSTDYGFVIDEQVTRRENFALTTYEGIFLGSQGKRVGSLYAGVDDVDVLLPEFETEIRYTVPVHGFEKQGPFAESVMDYNHVNTVDLYEMSPYYVYSGGDYPLSSFQNLKLPEGKRILLVRDSYSCAVAPFLSLAVGEVITFDLRYNDEKLTDCIERTDPDLVLVLYNPGVLRDDVMFHYGLD, encoded by the coding sequence ATGAAGAATCTCAGACAGAAAATCACGGCGCTGCTCTTTCTGGGTCTGATCGCCGCCATGTTCGTGCTGCTGCTGAGCCGCTTCGACGATCTCAAATGGGCCGCCACGCAGGGATACCGACAAAAGCTGCCCGAGAATCCCACTATGGCAGACACCATGGGCGCGATCATCGACAGCGTAGGCCAGCAGGTTGACAGCTCAAACCCGATGCGAAACGCCTTTATTGAAATCAACGGCTACTGGCAGCGGCTCATGGGAAAGCGAGTCATCGAGGATGCGAATCCCCAGCTTCGCGTGGTACGGCTCGACGACGGTCGGCTGGTGTTTACCGTCGGGCAAACCGAGACCGACTGGAAAGCGGAAAACCTCGCCGCGCTGTCGGACTGGTGCGCCGATAGAGACACCCCGCTTCTCTATGTGCAGGCGCCTTTTAAAATCGACCCACAGGATCCGCAGCTGCCGACGGGCATAGAAGATTACACCAACGAAAACGCAGACAACCTGCTCGCGGGGCTGCGGGAGCGCGGCGTCGCGACACTCGATCTGCGCGCCGAGATCAAACGGGACGGCCTCGACCACGCCGACCTGTTCTACCGGACGGATTCCCACTGGACAACCGAAGCTGCATTCTGGGCCTATCAAACTCTCTGTGAAAAGCTCTCGACCGACTACGGCTTTGTCATCGATGAGCAGGTGACCCGGCGTGAGAATTTCGCTCTGACGACCTATGAGGGCATTTTCCTCGGCAGTCAGGGTAAGCGCGTGGGGTCGCTCTACGCCGGGGTGGATGACGTGGATGTGCTGTTGCCGGAGTTTGAGACTGAAATTCGCTATACGGTGCCCGTTCACGGCTTTGAAAAGCAGGGCCCCTTTGCCGAATCGGTGATGGATTACAACCACGTCAACACCGTCGATCTCTATGAGATGAGCCCCTACTACGTCTACTCGGGCGGTGACTACCCGCTGAGCAGCTTTCAGAATCTCAAGCTGCCCGAGGGCAAGCGAATTCTTCTCGTGCGGGATTCTTACTCCTGTGCGGTGGCGCCCTTTTTGTCGCTCGCGGTGGGTGAGGTCATCACCTTTGATCTGCGCTACAACGACGAGAAGCTCACCGACTGCATTGAGCGCACTGACCCCGATCTGGTGCTGGTGCTCTACAATCCCGGCGTCCTGCGCGACGATGTGATGTTCCACTATGGCCTTGACTGA
- a CDS encoding pyridoxamine kinase: MNEIRPVPRVAAIHDLSGVGRCSLSVILPVLSAMGVQVCPLTTALLSTHTGGFGEVDFVDLTDHIEPFYAHWQREGLHFDCLYSGFLGSERQIGMVEQMLAAAPAGTLRLVDPVMGDGGKPYRTYTGAMCAGMRRLVMRADVITPNLTEACLLLERPYPQAPLTRRDAEEMLLELCALGPTKAVITGLCLHEGQLTNLGLDQFSQTFFESSCEQLPAHYPGTGDLFTALLTGALVTGSGFQAALDLATGYVHRAIRLTAQADTPPREGVLFEKLLTLRPL; encoded by the coding sequence ATGAACGAGATCCGTCCTGTGCCGCGTGTTGCGGCCATTCACGATCTGTCGGGCGTCGGGCGCTGTTCACTGTCGGTCATTCTGCCGGTTCTCTCGGCAATGGGCGTGCAGGTCTGCCCGCTGACAACGGCGCTGCTCAGCACACACACCGGCGGTTTCGGCGAGGTTGACTTTGTCGATCTCACCGACCACATCGAGCCCTTTTATGCCCACTGGCAGCGTGAGGGACTGCACTTCGACTGTCTCTACAGCGGGTTTCTGGGCTCTGAACGCCAGATCGGCATGGTCGAACAGATGCTCGCGGCGGCACCGGCGGGCACTCTCAGACTGGTCGATCCGGTGATGGGCGACGGCGGCAAGCCCTACCGCACCTATACCGGCGCCATGTGCGCGGGGATGCGGCGTCTCGTCATGCGCGCCGATGTCATCACTCCCAATCTCACAGAGGCCTGCCTGCTGCTCGAGCGCCCCTATCCGCAAGCGCCTCTCACCCGCCGAGACGCCGAGGAAATGCTGCTTGAGCTCTGCGCCTTGGGCCCTACAAAGGCGGTCATCACGGGACTCTGTCTCCATGAGGGACAGCTTACGAATCTCGGCCTTGACCAATTCAGCCAGACATTCTTTGAGAGCTCCTGCGAACAGCTCCCCGCTCATTACCCCGGTACGGGCGATCTGTTCACCGCGCTTTTGACCGGCGCCCTTGTAACAGGCTCCGGCTTTCAGGCGGCGCTCGACCTCGCGACAGGCTACGTCCACCGCGCCATCCGTTTGACGGCGCAGGCGGACACACCGCCGCGCGAGGGCGTGCTCTTTGAAAAGCTGCTCACCCTGCGCCCTCTGTAG